A genomic stretch from Shewanella sediminis HAW-EB3 includes:
- a CDS encoding DUF2797 domain-containing protein — MSGSMLGTVSGTIKKMRATLDNDGRVEYQLPIGDELLAMNPLIGTRVTLTHTGKICCSNCGKKTKKSYSQGHCFVCMKKLASCDMCIMKPETCHFDQGTCREPQWGEDNCFVPHYVYLSNTSGLKVGITRHTQLPTRWIDQGATQGLPILKVSTRQISGLVEVELAKLIADKTNWRTMLKGNAENIDLKAHATELLPQVESKIHEICMAHGEYAIEKLNEDIQEIHFPVTEFPTKITSHNFDKNPIVSGVLQGIKGQYLIFDTGVINLRKFTSYEISVG, encoded by the coding sequence ATGTCAGGTTCAATGTTAGGTACTGTCTCAGGTACGATAAAAAAAATGCGCGCCACACTAGATAATGATGGGCGGGTAGAATACCAACTGCCCATAGGTGATGAGCTGTTAGCCATGAACCCTCTTATCGGCACTAGAGTTACCTTGACGCATACCGGCAAAATTTGCTGCAGTAACTGCGGCAAAAAGACCAAAAAAAGTTATTCTCAAGGACACTGTTTTGTCTGCATGAAGAAGCTGGCAAGTTGCGATATGTGCATCATGAAGCCCGAAACCTGTCACTTTGACCAAGGTACCTGTCGTGAGCCACAGTGGGGAGAAGACAACTGTTTCGTCCCTCACTATGTCTACCTGTCAAATACATCGGGTCTCAAGGTCGGCATCACCCGTCATACCCAGTTACCAACACGTTGGATAGATCAGGGGGCCACTCAGGGCTTACCCATTTTAAAGGTATCGACAAGACAGATATCAGGTTTAGTGGAAGTCGAGTTGGCGAAGTTGATTGCTGATAAGACCAACTGGCGCACTATGCTCAAAGGTAATGCGGAAAATATCGATCTTAAAGCTCACGCTACCGAGCTTTTACCCCAGGTTGAGAGTAAAATTCATGAGATTTGTATGGCCCATGGCGAATACGCCATCGAGAAGCTCAATGAAGATATTCAGGAGATACATTTCCCTGTCACTGAGTTCCCGACAAAGATAACGTCACATAATTTTGATAAAAATCCTATCGTTAGCGGGGTTTTGCAGGGAATTAAGGGGCAATATCTTATCTTCGACACCGGCGTCATCAACCTACGCAAGTTTACCTCCTATGAGATAAGTGTCGGCTAA
- a CDS encoding glycine cleavage system protein R: MLRYLVTLQVADRKGLVEQIAHAVSRHGGNWLDSELRHIDGIFAAILLLEVPASNWDILAENLECIEGLSMTYAKTNKNPHQIKHFSFSLVAYDRPGLVHDISNKISALGINIEHFSTRYESASHTGVPLFRANFDLGIKTPEQEELLSSALYEIGDDVVLDKIST, from the coding sequence ATGTTACGATACTTAGTCACCCTACAGGTAGCCGATAGAAAAGGGTTAGTCGAACAGATCGCGCACGCGGTTAGCCGTCATGGTGGTAATTGGCTCGATTCTGAACTTCGTCATATCGACGGAATTTTTGCGGCCATACTCCTTTTAGAGGTCCCGGCTTCTAACTGGGATATTCTGGCCGAAAACTTAGAGTGTATAGAAGGTTTAAGCATGACCTATGCTAAAACCAATAAAAACCCACATCAGATTAAACACTTTAGTTTTTCACTCGTGGCCTATGACAGACCAGGCTTAGTACATGATATTTCAAACAAGATCAGTGCACTTGGAATTAATATTGAACACTTCAGCACGCGTTATGAGAGCGCGAGCCACACGGGTGTGCCCCTCTTCAGAGCTAATTTCGATCTTGGAATAAAAACCCCCGAACAAGAGGAGCTGCTTTCGAGTGCGCTATATGAAATAGGTGATGATGTGGTTCTGGATAAAATCAGCACTTAA
- a CDS encoding ABC transporter permease subunit codes for MVTQVIKPDPKAKNLLMSKGSSRRAIQDRLTQVGVTIGGTMVFVALLLIFFYLLYVVKPIFDGAEVAPLVSVDVANDTSPALMVGSDEQNEIIYRVSESGRVDFYDVKNGQLIETQTLSLPQGVEVVGSASSVVSEQRFALGLSNGQVLLAGIDFGVTYPNNQRVITPNLRYPAGREPFAVDEKGSPLNNLIFGYSSDKMSFAYQDQDDLWHLTRQEGEENMMTEEVEWIATTGLINDAPQDVQQRLMTPDQRQLLLRSGDKLFIYNIRDADDISLQQVLELELAKAKVTDVSLLAGASSILVSYDSGLVAQYFQVNGERGRQYREIRSFDTSSSVASVASEFYRKSFVTVSEKGDLTLLYTTSERELFSEPFGLNNPKKIGFSPRANALVVEAGSKLHLFTVENSHPEVSWSAMWSKVWYEDYPEPKYVWQSTSGSDDFEAKLSLMPLAFGTMKAALYAMLFATPLAIAGAIYTAYFMSPKIRSIVKPTIEIMEALPTVILGFLAGLWLAPLIEDNLPGILVLLLLLPLSILATAFAWHNLPGKWKQRLPEIYQELMLLPVIIFIGWFSFAISPAIEVAFFHGDSRMFITNELGITFDQRNALVVGIAMGFAVIPTIFSIAEDAVFSVPRHLSNGSLALGATNWQTLTRVVLLTASPGIFSAIMMGLGRAVGETMIVLMATGNTAIMEWSVFEGMRTLAANIAVEMPESAIGSSHYRVLFLAAFVLFIFTFFFNTIAEVVRQRLRERYSSL; via the coding sequence ATGGTAACTCAGGTAATAAAACCTGATCCAAAGGCTAAAAACCTACTGATGAGTAAAGGCTCGAGTAGAAGGGCTATTCAGGACAGATTAACCCAAGTGGGGGTGACGATTGGGGGGACGATGGTATTTGTCGCTCTGCTATTGATCTTCTTTTATCTGCTATACGTTGTTAAACCAATCTTCGATGGCGCCGAAGTCGCTCCACTGGTCAGTGTCGATGTTGCGAATGATACGAGTCCGGCATTGATGGTTGGCAGTGATGAACAAAATGAGATCATCTACCGCGTATCAGAGTCTGGTCGGGTCGATTTTTATGATGTGAAAAATGGCCAGTTAATCGAAACACAAACGCTTTCTCTTCCTCAAGGTGTAGAGGTTGTTGGCAGTGCGTCTTCGGTGGTCAGTGAGCAACGATTTGCCTTGGGCCTAAGTAATGGTCAGGTGTTACTTGCAGGTATCGACTTTGGCGTGACCTATCCGAATAACCAACGCGTGATCACTCCGAACTTAAGATACCCAGCCGGAAGAGAGCCGTTCGCTGTCGATGAGAAGGGCTCACCGCTCAATAATCTGATCTTTGGTTATAGCAGTGACAAGATGAGCTTCGCCTATCAAGACCAGGATGATCTTTGGCATCTCACCCGCCAGGAAGGCGAAGAGAACATGATGACCGAAGAGGTTGAATGGATTGCGACAACGGGCTTGATCAATGATGCGCCGCAGGATGTCCAGCAAAGATTAATGACTCCTGATCAGCGTCAGCTTCTATTGAGAAGCGGTGATAAGCTGTTTATCTATAATATTCGTGACGCCGATGATATCTCCTTACAACAAGTGCTTGAGTTAGAATTGGCTAAGGCGAAGGTCACCGATGTGAGTCTACTTGCCGGGGCGAGCTCTATCTTGGTTAGCTATGATTCGGGCCTGGTTGCGCAGTACTTTCAAGTCAATGGTGAGCGGGGGCGTCAATACCGGGAGATCCGTTCATTTGACACTTCCTCATCGGTTGCCAGCGTTGCCAGCGAATTTTATCGAAAGAGCTTCGTGACAGTGAGTGAAAAAGGTGATCTGACACTCCTGTATACCACCAGTGAACGTGAGTTATTTTCAGAGCCTTTTGGCCTTAACAATCCTAAAAAAATCGGTTTCAGTCCAAGAGCTAACGCGCTTGTGGTGGAGGCTGGATCTAAACTGCATCTATTTACCGTTGAAAACTCTCATCCTGAGGTTTCCTGGAGTGCGATGTGGAGTAAGGTTTGGTATGAAGACTATCCGGAACCTAAATATGTATGGCAATCGACATCCGGTTCCGATGACTTTGAGGCTAAGTTAAGTCTGATGCCATTGGCTTTCGGAACCATGAAGGCCGCGCTTTATGCCATGCTGTTTGCCACTCCACTGGCGATTGCCGGCGCGATCTATACCGCCTATTTCATGTCTCCAAAGATACGTTCCATAGTGAAGCCGACGATTGAGATAATGGAAGCTTTACCTACCGTGATCTTGGGTTTCTTAGCGGGACTCTGGCTTGCGCCTCTGATTGAAGACAATTTGCCGGGTATTTTGGTGTTGCTCTTGCTGCTACCTTTATCGATTCTGGCCACGGCATTTGCCTGGCATAACCTGCCTGGAAAGTGGAAACAGCGTCTGCCTGAAATTTATCAGGAACTGATGCTATTGCCTGTGATTATCTTTATCGGTTGGTTCTCCTTCGCTATTAGTCCCGCCATCGAAGTTGCCTTCTTCCATGGTGACTCGCGTATGTTTATTACTAATGAACTGGGGATCACATTCGATCAGCGTAATGCGTTAGTTGTCGGTATCGCTATGGGGTTCGCGGTTATTCCGACTATCTTCTCGATTGCCGAAGACGCTGTGTTCTCAGTGCCTCGCCACCTGTCAAATGGTAGCTTAGCCTTAGGCGCGACTAACTGGCAGACCTTGACCCGAGTGGTCTTGCTTACGGCGAGTCCGGGTATCTTCTCTGCGATAATGATGGGTCTGGGTCGCGCGGTGGGAGAGACCATGATCGTGCTTATGGCAACGGGTAATACTGCCATCATGGAATGGAGTGTATTCGAAGGTATGCGGACACTGGCCGCTAACATTGCTGTAGAGATGCCTGAGTCGGCGATTGGCAGTTCACACTACCGGGTGCTTTTCCTTGCAGCCTTTGTTCTGTTTATTTTCACCTTCTTCTTCAACACCATAGCTGAAGTGGTGAGACAGCGTCTGCGTGAACGTTATAGTTCACTGTAA
- the pstA gene encoding phosphate ABC transporter permease PstA — translation MGKWFKSGSPWIWMTGGAVSISLIAVLGLLLMIAWRGLSYFWPAEIYQWELNDPEGDRYTLIGEIYDKEEVPTERLISAGHVFKETPGETVTRYLVKTGNREFVGLDFRWILATDIISRTQPENIAVIERSKNGDFYGYPIAVVEDGKRLALDDIEASFEAHIERAVELNDQAVTLQKSEIGSINHEMEQLRLRERRYELDGQLTEGRKAEIAIKQASLQAEYLLLEKSFFALRTEAARDSVIIKDMRGEEVVLKLDTILDVTYSNRISLIGKIGHWFVGIGRFVSDDPREANTEGGVFPAIFGTVFMVMLMAVIVTPFGVIAAIYLHEYAKKGPVTKMIRIAVINLAGVPSIVYGVFGLGFFVYMFGGTLDQLFYPEALPAPTFGSPGVLWSALTLAILTLPVVIVSTEEGLSRIPSAVRQGSLALGATKAETLWRIVIPMASPAIMTGLILAVARAAGEVAPLMLVGVVKLAPTLPIDMNFPFVHLERKFMHLGFHIYDVGFQSPNVEAARPLVYATSFLLVSVIVSLNLTAIGVRNHLREKYRSLEH, via the coding sequence ATGGGTAAGTGGTTTAAATCCGGGTCTCCGTGGATATGGATGACTGGTGGGGCGGTGAGCATCAGCTTAATTGCCGTACTGGGATTATTGTTGATGATTGCCTGGCGTGGCCTCAGCTATTTCTGGCCTGCAGAAATTTATCAGTGGGAGCTGAACGATCCAGAAGGTGATCGTTACACCTTAATTGGTGAAATATATGATAAAGAGGAGGTGCCAACCGAGCGTCTTATCTCTGCGGGTCATGTGTTTAAGGAGACGCCAGGTGAAACGGTGACGCGTTATCTGGTTAAAACCGGTAACCGTGAGTTCGTTGGATTGGATTTTCGCTGGATATTAGCGACAGATATCATCTCGCGCACTCAACCTGAAAATATTGCCGTGATTGAGAGAAGTAAAAACGGTGATTTCTATGGTTACCCGATTGCAGTGGTTGAAGATGGAAAGCGACTCGCCCTCGATGATATCGAGGCCTCTTTTGAGGCGCATATCGAACGTGCCGTAGAGCTCAATGATCAAGCGGTAACACTGCAAAAGAGTGAAATCGGGTCGATAAACCATGAAATGGAACAGCTTCGTTTACGGGAAAGACGTTATGAGTTAGATGGTCAACTCACCGAGGGGCGCAAGGCGGAAATTGCAATTAAGCAAGCGAGCTTGCAGGCTGAATACTTGCTGCTGGAGAAGTCCTTCTTTGCCCTTCGCACCGAAGCGGCACGAGACTCGGTGATCATCAAAGATATGCGCGGCGAAGAGGTCGTGCTCAAACTCGATACGATTTTAGATGTTACCTATTCCAATCGTATCAGCCTGATAGGAAAAATCGGCCACTGGTTTGTCGGTATCGGCCGGTTTGTCAGCGATGACCCACGGGAAGCGAATACTGAAGGCGGTGTATTCCCGGCTATCTTCGGTACGGTGTTTATGGTGATGTTGATGGCGGTTATTGTGACCCCTTTTGGCGTTATCGCGGCGATCTATTTGCATGAATACGCTAAGAAAGGGCCTGTGACTAAGATGATCCGTATTGCTGTGATTAACTTAGCGGGTGTGCCATCGATTGTGTATGGTGTATTCGGCCTTGGCTTCTTCGTCTATATGTTTGGTGGCACGTTAGATCAACTCTTTTACCCTGAGGCGCTGCCTGCCCCGACTTTTGGTTCGCCGGGCGTGCTCTGGTCTGCATTAACGTTGGCGATTTTGACTCTGCCTGTGGTGATAGTTTCAACCGAAGAGGGACTGAGCCGCATTCCCAGTGCCGTACGTCAAGGCAGTTTAGCGCTTGGGGCTACAAAAGCTGAGACACTTTGGCGCATTGTTATCCCCATGGCGAGTCCGGCCATTATGACGGGATTGATTCTGGCGGTGGCCCGCGCCGCCGGTGAAGTTGCTCCATTGATGCTGGTGGGAGTCGTAAAGCTAGCACCGACCTTGCCAATCGACATGAATTTCCCATTTGTGCACTTGGAACGTAAGTTTATGCACTTAGGTTTTCACATTTATGATGTGGGTTTTCAAAGCCCTAACGTGGAAGCCGCGAGACCTTTGGTCTATGCGACTTCGTTCCTGCTCGTTTCAGTCATCGTGTCATTAAACTTGACTGCTATCGGCGTACGCAACCATTTACGCGAGAAGTATCGCTCGCTTGAGCATTAA
- the pstB gene encoding phosphate ABC transporter ATP-binding protein PstB, with translation MISIDKSAMNTNSVDLNNLSQEETALEIRNLDLKYGDKQALFDVSMKIPEKQVTAFIGPSGCGKSTLLRCINRMNDLVDNCHIGGEILLNGQNIYDKQVDVASLRRNVGMVFQRPNPFPKSIYENVVYGLRLQGINNRRELDDAAEQSLRGAAIWDEVKDRLHDNAFGLSGGQQQRLVIARAIAIEPEVLLLDEPTSALDPISTLTIEELITELKSKYTVVIVTHNMQQAARVSDQTAFMYMGELVEYADTNTIFTTPRKRKTEDYITGRYG, from the coding sequence ATGATTTCCATAGATAAGTCCGCTATGAACACAAATTCAGTCGATCTGAACAATTTGAGCCAGGAAGAGACAGCCCTGGAGATCCGCAACCTGGATCTAAAATACGGTGATAAACAGGCACTTTTCGATGTATCGATGAAGATCCCCGAAAAACAGGTTACCGCATTTATCGGGCCAAGTGGTTGTGGTAAATCCACACTGCTGCGCTGCATCAACCGAATGAATGATCTGGTTGATAACTGCCATATTGGCGGGGAAATTTTGCTCAACGGGCAAAATATCTACGACAAACAAGTCGATGTCGCCTCTCTGCGCAGAAATGTCGGTATGGTGTTCCAGCGTCCAAATCCTTTTCCTAAATCAATTTATGAAAACGTCGTTTACGGCTTGCGTCTGCAAGGGATAAATAATCGACGCGAACTGGATGATGCTGCCGAACAATCTTTGCGTGGCGCCGCCATTTGGGATGAAGTGAAAGACAGGTTACATGACAATGCGTTTGGCCTTTCCGGTGGTCAGCAGCAGCGTTTGGTGATTGCCCGTGCGATTGCCATCGAGCCAGAGGTTTTACTTCTCGATGAGCCAACATCGGCCCTGGATCCTATTTCGACACTGACGATTGAAGAGTTGATCACCGAGCTTAAATCTAAATACACAGTCGTGATCGTGACCCATAACATGCAACAGGCGGCGCGCGTCTCGGATCAAACTGCCTTTATGTATATGGGGGAGCTGGTTGAATATGCCGATACTAACACCATATTTACGACGCCAAGAAAACGTAAAACAGAAGATTACATCACGGGTAGGTACGGGTAA
- the phoU gene encoding phosphate signaling complex protein PhoU, whose product MENMNLSKHISGQFNAELDDIRNRVLAMGGLVERQLEQSLDALSTLDSELAQKVIDGDHKVNGMEVAIDEECTRIIAKRQPAASDLRLVLAISKTITDLERIGDACVKIAKAAMDKRSKNQQPLLVSIENMGRHATRMLNATLDALARMDAEVALELHKEDIKLDKEYEGIIRQLMTYMMADPRSIPEVLDVLWAARAVERVGDRCQNICEYIIYYVKGKDVRHVSYEEMEKDLNF is encoded by the coding sequence ATGGAAAATATGAATTTAAGTAAGCACATCTCTGGTCAGTTTAATGCCGAGCTGGATGATATCCGTAATCGTGTCTTAGCTATGGGCGGTTTAGTCGAACGTCAACTGGAACAGTCTCTGGATGCCCTAAGTACATTGGACTCTGAGTTGGCGCAGAAAGTTATCGATGGCGATCATAAGGTCAATGGTATGGAAGTGGCCATAGATGAAGAGTGTACCCGTATCATTGCCAAGCGTCAGCCTGCTGCGAGCGATTTACGTTTAGTACTTGCGATATCGAAAACGATTACCGATCTGGAGCGCATCGGTGATGCTTGCGTGAAGATAGCTAAGGCTGCAATGGATAAACGCTCTAAAAACCAGCAGCCACTACTGGTAAGCATCGAGAACATGGGACGTCACGCGACGCGTATGCTCAATGCCACTTTAGATGCTCTGGCGCGTATGGACGCCGAAGTGGCACTCGAGCTGCATAAAGAAGACATTAAGTTAGATAAAGAGTATGAAGGGATCATTCGCCAATTAATGACCTATATGATGGCCGATCCACGTTCAATTCCCGAAGTGTTAGATGTGCTTTGGGCTGCAAGGGCTGTTGAGCGAGTGGGTGACCGTTGCCAGAATATCTGTGAGTACATCATCTATTACGTGAAAGGGAAAGATGTGCGCCATGTCTCCTATGAAGAGATGGAGAAAGACCTTAATTTTTAA
- a CDS encoding BCCT family transporter, whose translation MSIKTSINPPVFFSSVFIIALMVFVGAIWPQQAQIVFKSAQSWFELKAGWLYILGVAIFLIFIIFVMVSRFGDIKLGPDHAEPDYSYKSWIAMLFSAGMGIGLMFFGVAEPVMHYLAPPDATPETIQAAKDAMKITFFHWGIHAWAIYAVVALSLAYFSYRHKLPLLPRSALYPLIGERIYGPIGHAVDTFAVIGTMFGVATSLGFGVLQVNSGLNYLLGVPVNAYVQVGLIIAISLIATLSVFSGLDKGVKRLSELNLGLAILLLIFVLIFGPTVELLQAFVQNTGGYLSDIVGKTFNLYAYEQKNDWIGGWTLLYWGWWISWSPFVGTFIARVSRGRTIREFLVGVLFVPTAFTFLWMTVFGNTAIDAIMDHGASYLTEAVSSDVSVALFVFFEHMPFSTLLSTIALCLVITFFVTSSDSGSLVIDNLTSGGDHEAPVWQRVFWALLQGVVASVLLLAGGLQALQTVAIASALPFLLVMLLMCFGLYKALQDDWLKINSVQLHNTSVQFTKTNVNWEDHIDVLVSHPSKEDAQNFLDNVATPALTKVCKSFISKEIPAELLHFENRIRFVIANEEYDDFAYGLRVRAFTIINPIESELDEGETDYYRVEVFLEHGGQHYDVMGFTQDQILADVVTQYEKYLHYLHLSSSEYLG comes from the coding sequence ATGTCGATCAAAACCAGTATTAATCCTCCTGTTTTTTTCTCTTCCGTTTTTATCATAGCGTTAATGGTGTTTGTCGGGGCTATCTGGCCACAGCAGGCACAAATTGTATTTAAGTCAGCCCAGTCTTGGTTCGAACTTAAGGCCGGTTGGCTTTACATCTTAGGTGTTGCCATCTTCCTTATCTTTATCATCTTTGTGATGGTGAGTCGTTTCGGTGATATTAAGTTAGGACCGGATCACGCCGAACCCGATTACAGCTACAAAAGCTGGATAGCCATGCTGTTTTCAGCCGGCATGGGCATCGGCTTGATGTTCTTTGGTGTTGCCGAACCTGTTATGCACTATTTAGCTCCACCGGATGCGACTCCTGAGACGATTCAGGCCGCTAAAGATGCAATGAAGATCACTTTCTTCCATTGGGGGATCCATGCCTGGGCCATCTATGCGGTTGTCGCACTTAGTCTGGCTTATTTCTCCTATCGGCATAAGCTACCTCTACTGCCACGAAGTGCCCTTTATCCTCTGATTGGTGAACGTATCTATGGGCCTATAGGGCATGCTGTCGATACATTTGCCGTTATCGGAACCATGTTTGGTGTGGCCACATCTCTGGGTTTTGGTGTGTTACAAGTTAACTCAGGGCTAAACTATCTGCTCGGTGTGCCGGTAAATGCTTACGTCCAAGTTGGGCTTATTATCGCGATTTCATTGATTGCGACACTCTCAGTTTTCTCCGGGTTGGATAAAGGAGTTAAACGACTCAGTGAATTGAACTTAGGTTTAGCAATATTACTACTAATTTTTGTGCTGATCTTTGGACCTACCGTTGAGCTACTACAGGCCTTTGTACAAAATACCGGAGGATATTTGAGTGATATTGTCGGTAAAACTTTTAACTTGTATGCCTACGAGCAGAAAAATGATTGGATTGGGGGTTGGACCTTGCTCTACTGGGGCTGGTGGATCTCATGGTCCCCATTTGTAGGAACCTTTATTGCCAGAGTTTCCCGTGGCCGTACCATCAGAGAGTTTTTGGTGGGTGTGTTATTCGTACCTACTGCGTTTACCTTCTTGTGGATGACAGTATTTGGTAACACGGCGATAGATGCGATCATGGACCATGGTGCAAGCTATCTGACGGAAGCTGTTTCAAGTGATGTCTCCGTTGCCTTGTTTGTCTTTTTTGAGCATATGCCATTTTCCACTCTGCTATCGACGATAGCCTTGTGTCTGGTTATCACCTTCTTTGTTACTTCGTCCGATTCGGGGTCACTGGTTATCGATAACCTAACATCGGGTGGCGATCATGAAGCACCTGTATGGCAGCGTGTCTTTTGGGCGCTACTTCAGGGCGTTGTCGCTTCTGTTTTATTGCTTGCCGGCGGCCTGCAAGCACTACAAACGGTAGCGATTGCCAGTGCATTGCCTTTTTTGTTAGTCATGCTCTTGATGTGTTTTGGTTTGTACAAGGCACTCCAGGATGACTGGCTTAAGATCAACAGCGTGCAGCTTCATAATACGAGTGTACAGTTCACCAAAACTAACGTGAATTGGGAAGACCATATCGATGTGTTAGTGTCTCATCCGAGTAAAGAAGATGCACAAAATTTTCTCGACAATGTGGCCACGCCGGCGCTGACTAAGGTGTGTAAGAGCTTTATCAGTAAAGAGATCCCTGCAGAGTTGTTGCATTTTGAAAATCGTATTCGTTTCGTTATCGCCAACGAGGAATATGATGACTTTGCCTATGGTCTACGGGTACGTGCATTTACCATCATCAACCCAATCGAGAGTGAACTCGATGAAGGTGAAACCGATTATTATCGGGTCGAGGTGTTCCTTGAGCATGGCGGTCAACATTATGATGTGATGGGCTTCACTCAAGATCAGATCTTGGCAGATGTGGTGACCCAGTATGAAAAGTATCTGCATTACCTGCACCTATCCAGTTCAGAATACTTAGGTTAA
- a CDS encoding YajD family HNH nuclease — MSANQGPSKLDKVLAEAREYKAKRETGYREQALKLYPWVCGRCTREFNNANLRELTVHHRDHNHDNNPSDGSNWELLCLYCHDNEHSKFEELIQYGATKEAKVEAATYNPFADLKGMMKK; from the coding sequence ATGTCAGCAAACCAAGGCCCAAGTAAGTTAGATAAAGTATTGGCAGAAGCCAGAGAGTATAAAGCGAAACGAGAAACGGGTTATCGAGAGCAAGCGCTTAAGCTCTACCCCTGGGTCTGCGGTCGTTGCACGCGAGAGTTCAATAATGCCAACTTACGTGAGCTCACTGTGCATCACAGAGATCATAATCATGATAATAACCCATCTGATGGGTCTAACTGGGAGTTATTGTGCCTATATTGCCACGATAATGAACACTCTAAATTTGAAGAGTTGATCCAATACGGCGCGACTAAAGAAGCTAAGGTCGAAGCGGCAACCTACAATCCTTTTGCAGACCTCAAAGGCATGATGAAAAAGTAA
- a CDS encoding DUF1289 domain-containing protein, giving the protein MIQSPCVAKCGVNEDDICMGCYRNIDEIVGWSKADDAFKAQVWKKIPGRKAELGKGLNSEKISKDRWQEVAARLKEEALVTG; this is encoded by the coding sequence ATGATTCAATCTCCTTGTGTGGCGAAGTGCGGTGTAAACGAAGATGATATCTGCATGGGCTGTTATCGAAATATCGATGAAATCGTCGGCTGGAGTAAAGCCGATGATGCCTTTAAAGCCCAGGTCTGGAAGAAGATCCCCGGCCGTAAAGCTGAGTTAGGCAAAGGGCTAAACAGTGAAAAAATAAGCAAGGATAGATGGCAGGAGGTGGCTGCTCGCCTGAAGGAAGAGGCATTAGTAACAGGGTAA
- a CDS encoding methyltransferase — translation MPNNPLKPQQKTAHKTQQSALFKRLDTLLVQSRDLWQVKAFECTSLPWGTQFPRLAERVWSIADEDIDDVDRGQSSLIAVLLPSLTEDLMEAGLEWELSLLDITSPLCGEPDKALLSHRELPDSELSHFSAGIKGRKWEQINAFAGQLTRCDSDVLEWCAGKGHLGRLIAKAHNRSVVSLEWQQSLCEAGTDFAEQWHLPQTFICADAFAAKQSQLKVNQQAVALHACGDLHVELIRLASVAGTRNIAFSPCCYHLIRAKEYEALSRGARNSALSLSRHDLQLPLQQSTIAGSKQQELRHREIAWRLGFDSLQREVRGCEKYLPIPSIKQSQLSGDFNAFCLWAAQTKSVPLPENINFEYFEQSGLKRQRLTRRVDLVAHLFRAVLEHWLLLDRVCFLEEQGYSVSLRKFCSERVTPRNSLIQAEK, via the coding sequence ATGCCTAACAATCCGCTAAAGCCCCAGCAAAAGACCGCGCACAAGACCCAACAAAGCGCCTTATTTAAAAGGCTTGATACCTTGTTAGTTCAAAGTCGTGACTTATGGCAAGTTAAGGCATTCGAGTGCACGTCGCTTCCATGGGGGACTCAGTTCCCGCGTTTAGCCGAGCGTGTCTGGTCGATTGCTGATGAAGATATTGATGATGTCGACAGAGGGCAGTCTTCCCTTATTGCCGTACTATTGCCCTCCCTGACTGAAGATCTGATGGAGGCTGGACTCGAGTGGGAGTTGAGTCTGTTGGACATCACATCGCCATTGTGCGGTGAGCCAGACAAAGCGTTATTGTCCCATAGAGAGCTGCCCGATAGTGAGCTATCTCATTTCAGCGCGGGTATTAAGGGACGTAAGTGGGAACAGATTAATGCTTTCGCAGGGCAATTAACTCGGTGTGATAGTGACGTGTTGGAATGGTGTGCCGGTAAGGGGCATTTAGGGCGTTTGATTGCAAAGGCCCATAATCGTTCTGTCGTCAGTCTCGAGTGGCAACAAAGCTTGTGTGAAGCCGGTACTGACTTTGCCGAGCAGTGGCATCTACCACAAACCTTCATTTGCGCCGATGCGTTTGCAGCCAAGCAAAGCCAGTTAAAAGTTAATCAACAGGCCGTTGCACTGCATGCTTGTGGTGATCTTCATGTCGAGCTGATTCGGTTAGCCTCAGTGGCCGGGACCAGGAATATTGCATTTTCACCTTGTTGTTATCACCTTATTCGTGCCAAAGAGTACGAAGCTCTTAGCAGAGGTGCGCGTAACAGCGCGCTGAGCCTGAGCCGACATGATCTGCAATTACCACTGCAACAAAGTACGATTGCCGGCAGTAAGCAACAGGAGCTGAGGCATCGGGAGATCGCCTGGCGCCTTGGATTTGATTCATTGCAGCGCGAGGTTCGAGGTTGCGAGAAATACCTGCCAATTCCTTCGATAAAGCAGAGTCAGCTCAGTGGTGACTTTAATGCTTTTTGTCTCTGGGCCGCACAAACAAAATCAGTTCCTTTACCAGAGAATATAAATTTTGAGTATTTTGAACAATCAGGTTTGAAACGTCAGCGATTGACCAGAAGAGTCGATCTGGTTGCTCACCTTTTTCGAGCCGTGCTGGAACATTGGTTGTTACTGGATAGAGTTTGTTTTCTTGAAGAGCAAGGCTATAGTGTCTCCCTCAGGAAATTTTGTTCAGAGCGGGTTACACCGCGTAATTCATTAATTCAGGCCGAAAAATAA